A portion of the Candidatus Manganitrophaceae bacterium genome contains these proteins:
- the nusA gene encoding transcription termination/antitermination protein NusA: MNSELLSVIDQIGREKRIDTQKIIQAVESAILTAAKKRYGVDENIQVQMDNETGEIEIISLKTIVEEVTNPTNEISLEEARSVDDTADVGDEIGSLLEMSDFGRIAAQTAKQVIFQKVREAEWESVHREYSGREGELISGMILGQERRNYIVELGKTEAYLPYSEQVSREGYRRGDRIRAYLLEVKSSSRGPQIILSRTNIGFIHRLFEMEVPEISEGVVEIKGIVREPGDRTKIAVRSKDSSVDPVGACVGVRGSRVQSIVRELKGEKIDIITWTDDPRTFIGEALSPAVIEKVGINEAEKSAMVVVSEQQLSLAIGKKGQNVRLASKLTGWKIDIINQGEYEKERAKERDQEISAAISHEQKLQEDAQVLEDQRQKNENRESTLLDIPGVGGKVADALMEHGLDSIEKLAEAEPATLCELPMIGMKTAAKIIEGAKGHIAMEKKRKETP; encoded by the coding sequence ATGAACAGCGAACTCCTTTCTGTTATTGATCAGATCGGAAGAGAAAAAAGAATAGACACTCAAAAGATCATTCAAGCCGTTGAGTCTGCTATCTTGACTGCCGCGAAAAAGCGATACGGGGTAGATGAAAACATACAGGTTCAAATGGACAATGAGACTGGAGAAATCGAAATTATTTCCCTGAAGACCATCGTGGAAGAAGTGACCAACCCAACCAACGAGATTTCTTTGGAAGAAGCCAGATCGGTCGATGATACCGCAGATGTCGGAGACGAGATCGGTTCTCTTCTGGAAATGTCAGATTTTGGGAGAATTGCAGCGCAGACGGCAAAACAGGTCATCTTTCAAAAGGTTCGTGAGGCAGAATGGGAATCGGTACATCGAGAATATTCAGGTCGTGAAGGAGAACTGATCAGCGGAATGATTCTGGGGCAGGAACGGCGGAATTATATCGTCGAACTCGGAAAAACAGAAGCCTACCTCCCCTACTCAGAACAGGTCTCAAGGGAAGGATATCGCCGTGGCGATCGTATCCGAGCCTATCTCCTTGAAGTAAAATCTTCATCAAGGGGACCGCAAATTATCCTGTCAAGAACAAATATCGGTTTTATTCACAGACTATTTGAGATGGAAGTCCCGGAAATTTCGGAAGGTGTTGTTGAAATTAAGGGGATCGTTCGAGAACCAGGCGACCGGACAAAAATTGCCGTTCGCTCAAAAGATTCCTCCGTAGACCCGGTCGGTGCCTGTGTCGGCGTCCGCGGTTCCCGGGTCCAATCCATTGTCCGCGAGTTAAAAGGGGAAAAGATCGATATTATTACCTGGACCGATGATCCCAGAACCTTCATCGGAGAGGCCCTGAGTCCCGCAGTCATTGAAAAGGTCGGGATTAACGAGGCAGAGAAATCGGCCATGGTGGTCGTATCAGAGCAACAGCTCTCTCTGGCCATCGGGAAGAAGGGGCAGAATGTCCGCCTGGCATCAAAGTTGACCGGCTGGAAAATAGATATTATTAACCAAGGCGAATATGAGAAGGAGCGCGCCAAGGAACGGGACCAGGAAATTTCAGCAGCCATTTCACATGAGCAGAAACTTCAGGAAGACGCCCAAGTCCTGGAAGATCAAAGACAAAAGAATGAAAACAGGGAATCCACCTTACTTGACATCCCGGGCGTCGGCGGGAAGGTCGCAGATGCCCTCATGGAACATGGCCTGGACAGTATTGAGAAATTAGCGGAGGCAGAGCCAGCGACGCTGTGCGAACTGCCCATGATTGGGATGAAAACGGCCGCAAAGATTATCGAAGGGGCAAAAGGGCATATCGCCATGGAAAAAAAAAGAAAGGAGACTCCATAG
- a CDS encoding methylenetetrahydrofolate reductase yields the protein MTRISIELVPRSSESLAGDLKILSEGFKSVQMVNIPDILRYELRSWEACRQAKSTVPCAIPHLRAMDFDSDALDPLKELLSSGDLEEVLVVQGDPPQDLGHRVFPTKSVDLIRAIKSLSPQVKVYAAIDPYRSSFRQEMAYIEAKVDAGADGFFTQPFFDQGLMEVWADLLGGAEVFWGISPVTSERAQRYWETKNNAIFPESFKSTLEWNRQFAKEALAWAKSRNTNIYFMPIRLDLIRYLGGIL from the coding sequence GTGACACGGATTTCGATTGAACTGGTTCCACGTTCCTCTGAATCTCTGGCGGGAGATCTCAAAATTCTCAGTGAGGGCTTTAAGTCGGTACAAATGGTGAATATTCCGGACATTCTCAGATACGAACTAAGGAGCTGGGAGGCGTGTCGCCAGGCAAAGTCTACTGTCCCTTGTGCCATACCGCATTTAAGAGCGATGGATTTTGATTCGGATGCCCTTGACCCACTTAAGGAGCTTCTCTCTTCCGGTGACTTAGAGGAGGTTCTTGTTGTTCAGGGCGACCCTCCTCAAGATCTTGGTCACCGGGTTTTCCCAACAAAAAGTGTCGATCTGATCCGTGCGATCAAGTCCTTAAGCCCTCAAGTAAAAGTTTACGCTGCGATAGATCCGTACCGGAGTAGTTTTCGCCAGGAAATGGCGTACATCGAGGCAAAGGTTGATGCCGGGGCGGATGGCTTCTTTACGCAGCCCTTCTTCGATCAGGGCTTAATGGAGGTATGGGCTGATCTTTTGGGAGGGGCGGAGGTTTTCTGGGGAATCTCTCCCGTGACCTCAGAACGGGCGCAGCGATATTGGGAGACAAAGAACAACGCGATCTTTCCTGAGTCCTTTAAGTCGACGCTTGAATGGAATCGCCAGTTTGCAAAGGAAGCTCTTGCTTGGGCAAAATCTCGTAACACGAACATCTATTTTATGCCGATCCGGCTTGACCTTATCCGGTATCTGGGCGGCATTCTCTGA
- the yacG gene encoding DNA gyrase inhibitor YacG: MTLICSICDKAIAWKGNPFRPFCSEHCKLIDLGNWATGSYRMPAVEDEDGEEVLDKSGGSPGQTDLL; the protein is encoded by the coding sequence GTGACGTTGATATGTTCCATCTGTGATAAAGCCATTGCCTGGAAGGGGAACCCGTTTCGCCCCTTTTGTTCAGAACATTGCAAGCTCATCGACCTGGGGAATTGGGCGACCGGGTCGTATCGGATGCCTGCGGTCGAGGATGAGGACGGGGAAGAGGTTTTGGATAAATCAGGGGGATCCCCCGGTCAAACCGACCTTTTGTGA
- a CDS encoding DUF3108 domain-containing protein produces the protein MKKPSLFLFFIVILTISQSQASELIPVPKLHRQALRVYAPGERLVYDVRYMGIRAGTAVLEVLDSTKLNGRDVYHILSTVRSNDFISFFYPVDNRIESFIDTEKLYSHFIKIKQRQGKRRREKVIGFNQVHHRAVQIRNNRSSIFEIPPNVQDSLSSLYFFRTLPPVEVGTSTFIPVHESRKNWELEIQVLNKERVKTKVGVFDTIKVKAVVRYEGLLMDKGDVYIWFTDDEKRIPVKIKSKIKIGSISISLISLTGQNSVLVSNQIEHLS, from the coding sequence ATGAAGAAGCCTAGTCTTTTCCTTTTTTTTATAGTGATTCTAACGATTTCTCAGAGTCAGGCTTCTGAATTGATTCCAGTTCCGAAGCTTCACCGACAAGCTCTGCGGGTTTATGCACCCGGTGAGCGATTAGTTTATGATGTGCGATACATGGGAATTCGCGCGGGGACGGCCGTCCTTGAGGTTCTGGATAGTACGAAATTGAATGGACGGGATGTTTACCATATACTCTCCACGGTCCGATCCAACGACTTTATCTCATTCTTCTATCCGGTTGATAATCGGATAGAATCCTTTATTGATACCGAAAAACTTTATTCTCATTTCATAAAAATAAAGCAACGCCAGGGTAAACGCCGAAGAGAGAAGGTGATCGGTTTTAATCAAGTCCACCATCGGGCAGTCCAGATCAGAAATAACCGGAGTAGCATTTTTGAAATCCCTCCAAACGTGCAGGACTCTTTAAGTTCGCTCTACTTTTTCAGGACGCTTCCCCCAGTAGAGGTCGGGACTTCTACGTTTATCCCTGTTCATGAGAGTCGGAAAAACTGGGAGTTGGAAATTCAAGTTTTGAATAAGGAGCGGGTAAAGACCAAAGTTGGCGTATTCGATACGATTAAGGTCAAGGCTGTGGTTCGGTATGAAGGTCTCTTGATGGATAAAGGGGACGTTTACATCTGGTTCACAGACGATGAGAAGCGAATTCCGGTCAAGATAAAGTCGAAGATAAAGATCGGATCCATTTCAATCTCTCTTATCTCGTTGACGGGACAAAATAGTGTCCTGGTTTCTAATCAAATCGAACACCTATCGTGA
- a CDS encoding ribosome maturation factor RimP, whose translation MEDTFLTDKIKTIAEPLFHSLGVELYDIEFGGLQRGGLLRITIDKEGGVTLDDCAKASRHLSRALDLEEIITQRYTLEVSSPGLNRPLKKREHFVRVIGKRVKLKTFIPIGEQKVFVGRLSGFKGDKAFLQLDQGGEQQIPYDQIAQACLEIDT comes from the coding sequence ATGGAAGATACCTTCCTGACGGATAAGATAAAAACAATTGCCGAACCTCTCTTTCATTCGTTAGGTGTAGAACTTTACGATATTGAATTTGGCGGCCTTCAAAGAGGTGGCCTGCTTCGTATTACTATTGATAAAGAAGGTGGCGTTACCCTGGATGACTGTGCAAAAGCAAGCCGGCACCTCTCCAGAGCGCTGGATCTGGAAGAGATTATAACACAGAGATATACACTGGAGGTTTCTTCCCCCGGTCTGAACAGGCCTTTAAAGAAGCGGGAACACTTCGTCCGGGTTATCGGAAAAAGAGTGAAGTTAAAAACATTCATCCCTATAGGGGAGCAGAAAGTTTTTGTAGGCAGATTGTCCGGGTTTAAAGGGGACAAAGCCTTCCTTCAATTAGATCAGGGCGGAGAACAACAGATCCCGTATGACCAGATCGCCCAGGCCTGTCTCGAAATAGACACCTGA